From Primulina huaijiensis isolate GDHJ02 chromosome 15, ASM1229523v2, whole genome shotgun sequence, one genomic window encodes:
- the LOC140959798 gene encoding uncharacterized protein isoform X1 has translation MASIQVQDNAAAELEDVIDEEESVKKEAPAEAPKAVKTILDDDEEAEEVAAAAALYHEGKLEYSDEEDEDQGETESPIMERSEDTPFYLSELKPTTGLVELDDDDDDDHDHDHDHNDDKE, from the exons ATGGCCTCCATCCAG GTGCAGGATAATGCTGCTGCGGAGTTGGAAGACGTGATAGATGAAGAAGAATCAGTTAAGAAAGAAGCACCCGCAGAGGCTCCCAAAGCAGTGAAGACCATCTTGGACGACGACGAAGAAGCGGAAGAagtggcggcggcggcggcgctTTATCATGAAGGCAAGCTAGAATATTCCGATGAGGAGGATGAAGATCAGGGAGAGACAGAGTCACCCATTATGGAGAGATCAGAAGACACCCCATTTTATCTCAGCGAACTAAAACCTACAACTGGGCTGGTCGAGCtcgacgacgacgacgacgacgaccACGATCACGATCATGATCACAACGACGACAAAGAATGA
- the LOC140959798 gene encoding uncharacterized protein isoform X2 translates to MASIQDNAAAELEDVIDEEESVKKEAPAEAPKAVKTILDDDEEAEEVAAAAALYHEGKLEYSDEEDEDQGETESPIMERSEDTPFYLSELKPTTGLVELDDDDDDDHDHDHDHNDDKE, encoded by the exons ATGGCCTCCATCCAG GATAATGCTGCTGCGGAGTTGGAAGACGTGATAGATGAAGAAGAATCAGTTAAGAAAGAAGCACCCGCAGAGGCTCCCAAAGCAGTGAAGACCATCTTGGACGACGACGAAGAAGCGGAAGAagtggcggcggcggcggcgctTTATCATGAAGGCAAGCTAGAATATTCCGATGAGGAGGATGAAGATCAGGGAGAGACAGAGTCACCCATTATGGAGAGATCAGAAGACACCCCATTTTATCTCAGCGAACTAAAACCTACAACTGGGCTGGTCGAGCtcgacgacgacgacgacgacgaccACGATCACGATCATGATCACAACGACGACAAAGAATGA
- the LOC140959948 gene encoding ras-related protein RABA5b-like, with the protein MGEEGGEEYLFKIVVIGDSAVGKSNLLSRFARDEFDHHSKATIGVEFQTQVVEVDGKEVKAQVWDTAGQERFRAVTSAYYRGAVGALIVYDISRKATFESIKRWLDELNTHCDTAVARMLVGNKCDLENIREVSVDEGKSFAEEEGLFFIETSALDSTNVRKSFEIVIREIYDKVSRKILKSDSYKAELSVNRVSLADGVDLSKQNKSVFSCCSS; encoded by the exons ATGGGGGAGGAAGGAGGGGAGGAATACTTATTCAAGATTGTTGTAATCGGTGACTCTGCAGTGGGCAAATCGAATCTACTGTCACGATTTGCTCGAGACGAGTTCGACCACCATTCAAAGGCGACAATAGGGGTGGAGTTTCAGACTCAAGTGGTGGAGGTTGACGGCAAGGAGGTGAAGGCTCAGGTGTGGGACACCGCGGGCCAGGAGCGCTTCCGGGCTGTTACATCTGCCTATTATCGTGGTGCTGTGGGGGCGCTGATTGTGTATGATATCAGTAGGAAGGCCACTTTCGAGAGTATCAAGCGGTGGCTCGATGAACTCAACA CCCATTGTGACACTGCGGTTGCGAGGATGCTAGTAGGAAACAAGTGCGATTTGGAGAACATTCGAGAGGTGAGTGTGGACGAGGGCAAAAGCTTTGCTGAAGAGGAAGGACTATTCTTCATCGAGACATCTGCGTTGGATTCTACAAATGTTAGAAAGTCTTTCGAGATTGTTATTCGGGAGATCTATGACAAAGTTAGCCGGAAAATCCTCAAGTCTGACTCCTACAAGGCCGAATTGTCTGTGAATCGAGTTAGTCTGGCTGACGGGGTCGATTTGTCTAAGCAAAACAAGAGTGTTTTCTCTTGTTGTTCGAGTTGA
- the LOC140960298 gene encoding large ribosomal subunit protein eL32z-like, translated as MAVPLLSKKIVKKRVKKFKRHQSDCYVSVKTNWRRPKGIDSRVRRKFKGCTLMPNIGYGSDKKTRHYLPNGFKKFVVHNVKKLEVLMMHNRTYCAEIAHNISTKKRKDIVERAAQLDIVVTNKLARLRSQEDE; from the exons ATGGCTGTTCCTTTACTTAGCAAGAAGATTGTTAAGAAACGAGTCAAAAAGTTCAAACGGCACCAGAGTGATTGCTATGTTTCTGTGAAG ACAAACTGGCGTAGGCCCAAGGGTATTGATTCCCGAGTCCGAAGGAAGTTCAAGGGATGCACCCTTATGCCAAACATTGGATATGGGTCAGACAAGAAGACACGGCACTATCTTCCCAACGGGTTTAAGAAGTTTGTTGTGCACAATGTCAAAAAACTTGAAGTTTTGATGATGCACAACAG GACATATTGCGCTGAGATAGCACACAATATTTCAACCAAGAAAAGAAAGGACATTGTGGAACGGGCGGCTCAGCTGGATATTGTCGTGACCAACAAATTAGCTCGGCTGCGCAGCCAGGAGGATGAGTGA
- the LOC140958324 gene encoding serine/threonine-protein kinase OXI1-like, whose translation MHDVHHHHHHHRRSRRYCSDQEDQDNVSLDLNNLKVISVLGRGAKGVVFLVQTEMFELLAVKVILRSSIEKKKNKSNGEEYRRICFEREVLSNFHHPLLPKLHGVLKTDKVVGYAIDYCSGRDLNVLRKNQTEKMFSTDIIRFYAAELVLALEYLHGLGIVYRDLKPENVLIQENGHLMLVDFDLSTKLAAAKSPATRQTPQRKPQITPKKKKKFALFFNRRDYGISPEYSPQPAADPISDVSNSESDSVEKSNSFVGTEEYVAPEILLGDGHDFAVDMWCLGVMLYEMLYGATPFRGPARKDTFYRIVNKAPDLTGEATPLRDLIRKLLEKDPNKRITIREIKGHDFFKAVDWDLILEMPRPPFIPDLTDVGDMDGNKEIDVESYVQGVFKVDEGEKINKYFEEGQNKDLWANHPQLIHNDNFFIF comes from the exons ATGCATGACGTTcatcaccaccaccaccaccaccgccgtAGCCGTCGGTACTGCAGCGATCAAGAAGACCAAGATAACGTTTCTCTAGACTTGAACAATCTGAAGGTGATTTCAGTTCTTGGCCGTGGTGCCAAAGGCGTGGTGTTTCTTGTCCAGACAGAAATGTTCGAATTGCTTGCGGTGAAAGTGATTTTGAGATCTTCGattgaaaagaagaagaataagAGCAATGGCGAGGAATACAGGAGAATTTGCTTCGAAAGGGAGGTTTTGAGCAACTTTCATCATCCCCTACTGCCCAAGCTGCACGGTGTTTTGAAAACTGATAAAGTAGTCGGATATGCTATTGATTACTGCTCCGGCCGTGATCTCAATGTTTTGAGGAAGAATCAGACTGAGAAAATGTTCTCCACGGATATCATCAG ATTTTACGCTGCGGAATTGGTGTTGGCATTGGAATATCTACACGGGCTAGGCATTGTGTACAGAGATTTGAAGCCGGAAAATGTCCTGATTCAAGAAAATGGGCATTTGATGCTCGTCGATTTCGATCTCTCCACGAAACTCGCAGCCGCAAAGTCTCCAGCAACCCGTCAAACCCCTCAAAGAAAACCGCAAATCACCccgaaaaagaagaagaaattcgCCCTTTTCTTCAACCGCCGCGACTACGGGATTTCGCCGGAATATTCTCCCCAACCCGCAGCTGATCCCATCTCGGATGTTTCAAACTCCGAGTCCGACTCGGTGGAGAAATCCAACTCGTTCGTCGGCACGGAGGAGTACGTGGCGCCGGAGATACTACTCGGCGACGGCCACGACTTCGCCGTCGATATGTGGTGCTTAGGGGTGATGCTGTACGAGATGCTCTATGGTGCGACGCCGTTTCGAGGCCCGGCCCGAAAGGACACCTTCTATCGGATCGTGAACAAGGCACCGGACTTAACGGGGGAAGCAACGCCGTTAAGGGACTTGATTCGAAAATTACTCGAAAAAGACCCGAACAAGAGAATCACCATCCGTGAAATCAAAGGCCACGATTTTTTCAAGGCTGTTGATTGGGATCTTATCCTCGAGATGCCCCGGCCGCCGTTTATCCCCGACTTAACGGACGTCGGGGACATGGATGGCAATAAGGAAATTGACGTGGAGTCTTATGTCCAAGGGGtgtttaaagttgatgaaggggagaaaataaataaatatttcgaGGAAGGTCAGAATAAAGATTTGTGGGCAAATCATCCACAACTTATTCATaatgacaatttttttattttttga
- the LOC140958604 gene encoding uncharacterized protein, whose translation MAASIAALLRRKPSCKTFSSASTSTPLCLPHFKEVLLHDWWLIKADSDAHGKRLGVGGFTTESHGTRGFLSAPIVKRLDAVTLQATDGITITVNGHLNRSRTLNNGFPLKVCNDFVFGFPFYWEEFAPLSFDRLETGSENSEHVSLDALPITIQRDLFIGNLGHPESSLAGKNIFDDILQSTSAGTSNDGELGSKKASPFNMKSTVSTLDEALLNGLRSKAQRKQKGSKNARIAEPSTNVKLKLVQENNDVAGRGVLISGPLTRSRSRLIMKTA comes from the exons ATGGCGGCCTCCATTGCAGCTCTTCTTCGCCGCAAGCCTTCTTGCAAAACATTCTCCTCCGCCTCTACCAGCACTCCGTTATGCTTGCCGCACTTCAAAGAA GTATTGTTGCATGATTGGTGGCTTATCAAGGCAGATTCTGATGCTCACGGCAAACGATTGGGCGTTGGAGGTTTCACTACCGA GAGCCATGGGACAAGGGGTTTTCTCTCCGCCCCAATTGTAAAGAGACTTGATGCTGTTACTCTTCAGGCAACTGACGGCATAACAATTACAGTAAATGGTCATCTTAATAGGTCTCGCACACTCAACAATGGCTTCCCTCTAAAG GTTTGCAATGATTTTGTTTTTGGGTTTCCGTTTTACTGGGAAGAGTTTGCCCCCCTATCTTTTGATAGACTTGAAACAGGCTCAGAAAACTCAGAACATGTGTCATTGGATGCTCTTCCGATAACTATACAGCGTGATCTTTTCATCGGCAACCTAGGACATCCTGAATCCAGTTTGGctggtaaaaatatttttgatgacATACTTCAAAGcaccagtgcaggtacttccaATGATGGAGAATTGGGTTCGAAGAAAGCAAGCCCTTTTAATATGAAGAGCACGGTCTCCACCCTAGATGAAGCTTTATTGAATGGCTTAAGAAGTAAGGCTCAAAGAAAACAAAAGGGAAGTAAAAACGCGCGCATTGCAGAACCTTCTACTAATGTAAAGCTGAAACTTGTGCAAGAAAATAATGATGTTGCTGGTAGAGGTGTACTCATCAGCGGCCCCTTAACAAGAAGTAGAAGCCGATTGATTATGAAGACTGCATAG